A window of the Hordeum vulgare subsp. vulgare chromosome 5H, MorexV3_pseudomolecules_assembly, whole genome shotgun sequence genome harbors these coding sequences:
- the LOC123396349 gene encoding ubiquitin carboxyl-terminal hydrolase 7-like, translating into MYVDSFFRYLTVQFVRFFWKRESNQKAEILRKVDYPLELDVYDFCSDELKLKLQTPRQVLRDAESAMFGLKVQVKTSSSQNIEAVSWQVVARKAGPDLSYPFLHVHLLLDLFLDEAEHGRVPREDRREN; encoded by the exons ATGTATGTAGATTCTTTCTTCAGGTACTTGACTGTGCAGTTTGTTCGTTTCTTTTGGAAAAGGGAGTCAAACCAAAAGGCAGAGATTTTACGT AAAGTGGATTACCCTCTGGAGCTTGATGTCTATGACTTCTGCTCGGATGAGCTGAAACTAAAACTTCAAACTCCTCGACAG GTGCTCAGAGATGCAGAAAGTGCCATGTTTGGTTTGAAAGTACAGGTGAAAACAAGCAGCTCACAAAATATTGAG GCGGTGTCGTGGCAGGTGGTGGCGAGGAAGGCCGGACCGGATTTGTCTTACCCTTTCCTCCACGTCCACCTTTTACTCGACCTCTTCCTCGATGAGGCTGAGCATGGGAGGGTGCCTCGGGAGGATCGGCGAGAAAACTAG